The following are from one region of the Populus trichocarpa isolate Nisqually-1 chromosome 8, P.trichocarpa_v4.1, whole genome shotgun sequence genome:
- the LOC7473447 gene encoding DNA-directed RNA polymerase V subunit 7, with protein MFLKVQLPWNVIIPAENLDAKGLMLQRSIVVRLLDDFAKKRATKDLGYYLAVSTLESIGEGKVRQHTGDVLFPVVFSGITFKIFRGEILDGIVHKVLKHGVLLRCGPIENIYLSCMKMPDYRYVPGENPVFLNDKTSKIEKDVVVRFVVLGTKWLEAEREFQALVSLEGDYLGPVS; from the coding sequence ATGTTTCTCAAAGTGCAGTTGCCCTGGAATGTCATAATACCTGCTGAGAACTTGGATGCCAAAGGACTAATGCTCCAAAGGTCAATTGTTGTCCGCCTTTTAGATGACTTTGCAAAAAAACGGGCCACCAAAGATCTCGGATACTATCTTGCTGTCTCGACTTTGGAGAGCATAGGGGAGGGAAAAGTCAGGCAGCACACAGGGGATGTGCTATTTCCTGTTGTCTTCAGTGGTATCACCTTCAAGATTTTCAGGGGGGAGATCTTAGACGGGATTGTTCACAAGGTGCTTAAGCATGGGGTTCTCTTGAGATGTGGGCCAATTGAGAATATCTACCTCTCTTGTATGAAAATGCCTGATTACCGCTATGTGCCTGGAGAGAATCCAGTATTCTTGAATGACAAGACATCAAAGATTGAAAAGGATGTGGTGGTTCGTTTTGTTGTGCTTGGAACAAAGTGGCTAGAGGCAGAGAGGGAATTCCAGGCTTTGGTCAGTTTAGAGGGCGATTATCTTGGACCGGTGTCTTAA